Within the Anguilla rostrata isolate EN2019 chromosome 6, ASM1855537v3, whole genome shotgun sequence genome, the region GTTGGTAAGTCCGCTTGATTGATCCGAAATGTAGTGAACTGCTTCCACAATGTTCCTCTTCTGTCCCATAATTTCCACAAAGCTGCCTGAGTTGAAAGTCTGCGGTGTCTGGTTAATTACCACTAGAATGGCATCCTTGTTATCTGTTAAAAAGAAGAaatcggttttttttttttgaagggttAGTATACCTCCAAGTTCTCAGCGTACCCCCTAATATTTACAATAAGAAATCCAGTGCATCCATGTGACACCCTCAAACAGTTATTTCGGGTATTTTCAGAGTTAAATAAGATGCAGTCATGGTATTTcgtgaaatatttaatgttagTTGATCATTTTCCATATTCTAATCAGTCAAATTAGAAACTACTGTTCCAGTATcacagtttatatttttttaacgaGGGGGGGGGCTTCTTTGAAGGAGAGACAGTGGGACACAGTAAAAACCCGGTGGGAGTACGGATTTGGGTTACCTACCTTTTAAACAGCGACGGGAGGGTGAAGCCTGTATTTCTCTTCCCGTCAGAGTGGTGACCGGACAGAGGCTCAGAATCACGCTGCACTGCTCCAGGCTGGAGTCTGTAATTCTCACGCCAAGGTTGTGGAGGAGGACACATCGCCCCATCTCCAGATATGTGGACTTTTACTAGGccgaacaaaaacacaaagaaacacatgaAACATGTCTTTTGGCACGTGACTTCAATCAAGATACACAGTTTTTACACTTATTAAGGGAGACATTTTCAGTTGAGATTTCATCTAGTACTTTTCAAAccatgctgaaaaaataaaatgaggctTATGTATAAAACCCACATAAATTCATCAAAAGTTGCTTTAAAGTGAACTGGTAACTTGCCTTGTCCTCCACCAACAACTGCCAGGATATGCCCGGTTGGCACACAGGTTGTGGTAGATATTCAATAATTTAGATAATGTCAGATGGTGGAAATGATCCAGTTGGTATGCCATAGTTGGCTCTTGGCTTTACTAGTCAAAAGATATTTAATTGCCGCAGGGAGTCAGGAGCTTGAAGTCTTATATTGACATTTGACAAAGAACATACAACAGGACAATCACCAGCATCCCGAGGATACTTCAATCTATGGGTAGGTTTTTACTTTAACCCTAACAAAgtcacacctcattcaacagctagagatcttgtttggctgctaattagtagagtcagtgGTGTCAAATTacgattgaaatgaaaacctacatgatccccaggaacagggttggttgccaCTGATCTATATGGCACAATGATAAGAGTGACCTCTATTGGCCAATCAAGGCCAGTCCACCCTTCAGCCTGGATTAATACCGATCAGATTGTGGTTCGCCCTGCACAGCTGTTCAAGGTTTGTTTGGCGTTTCTTTCAGATTTTGAACATTATGCCAGTGGAATCCACCATGGCAGAAAGGTGTTTTGATTACAATGGGAAGTCTGAAGACCTTTGAGACCTGTTTTTAAGGTTTcaaactataaataaaatatttaggaaacaaaaaagtgcaaattaacAAGAATTTTAGAAGTCATATTTAGGTAGGTGCAGTTAAAACACTGACCCTTAGTGCAATAATGCACCCCACAGATTGGATACTAATGTGAACCATGCCAGGGCCAACTGGCAGAGAGTTTGGTGACACAGCACAAAATTGACAATGTTGTCACGCAGGGAAACAGGGCCACATTTAGGGGGACAATTTCCTCACGTCATTGCCGAGGAGCGACTATTCTGGTGGGTAAACATTTTATAGGAAATAACACTTCGCAAATCAAATCCAATCGTGTTGGAGTCCAGTCTACATTTGCGTCAGTTTTCCGCTGTGGAACACGTTCAGAATAAAACAACCATAGAATAACCTCTGAGGCAggataaaacaaaactgaaataagaCGCACCTGCGCTGGAGCTGGTGGGGTTTTTATCTGTCTGCACAGCAGTAGAGGACACTGGTGGTGGGCTGGAGTTATAATTTCGGCTGGAGCTGGTGGGGTTTTTATCTGTCTGCACAGCAGTAGAGGACACTGGTGGTGGGCTGGAGTTATAATTTCGGCTGGAGCTGGTGGGGTTTTTATCTGTCTGCACAGCAGTAGAGGACACTGGTGGTGGGCTGGAGTTATAATTTCGGCTGGAGCTGGTGGTGTTTTCATCCGGAAGCACGGCAGGACGGTCTGCTAGGGGAGCACGAGGGTTTTGATTGAGAGGGCTGGACCTGCTGGGTTCTCCATTGCTCGCCACGCTCTCCGGACTCTTCGTTCCTTCACGCGGTTGTTTCCCGGGTAACTCCTCCCGTTTAGCGAGCTTATCCAGCAGGCCAATCCGCAGCCGGGTGGTCTCCAAGGCGGCCTGCAGCTGCCTCTCCTGCTCTTTGAGAAGGTGACGGTGCTCCCGCAGAACTTCAGAAACCTGCAACTGCAGATTTGCAACACGTCAGACAGTTCAAATTCAAGGGTCTCCAGACGTAATTCACTCGCTTAGCTCCACATAAACAACGTGGGGCTACGCAGTTAGACGACAGTGCATTTGTATGTTGTGTCCAAGTTTAACTATGGCTCTGttgcttctgttctttttttaggaTTTGCTTGAAGGGCCAACTGGGCCAACAAAGTGAGCTGAGGTGTGAAATCAGGAGCATTGACATGATGAAAGTTCAGTTGTGTCCTCAAAACAAGTCCGGGTAGGGTGTGGCAGCATTAAAATGGGAACTGACCATATGCACTcaactgtgtgcgtgtgtatttgcgcacgtgtgtgtgtgtgtgtgtgtgccatctATTTCTTGTGATGAAGTTATTGTGTATCTCCCGCAGGATGCTTTTCAGTGGTAGGGATTAGGTAAGAAACTCAAGGCACTGGTGTAGCACAGAGAAAAagcagttctctctctcagccattAGACTATAAGGGGGTATGATTAGGCTGAGAACCCCAGACGGAGTGCCAGGAGTTCTGTAATTCCCAGAGGGATTGGGAATGTTGTTTAGCTTCCCGGTTTGAAAGACTCCTTTCTCTCCACCTCCTACGGGACAGTGTGCCCCTCCTACAGGACCGTCCCAGGGGTACCTCAAAATGCTGTCTGATAAGATCCATGATCTCCCTCCTCTTTTGGAAGTTCTCCATCCCTGGAAGCAGTTCAGTCAGCTTCGGCAGCGTTAAGGTGGAAATCTGAGCATCACTGACACCTGAAGCAGAGAACAAATATTGTGCATCGTTTTAGAATACAATTGAATATAAGTAGATATGAAGGCTGCTATACTTTCAAAATACAATATGATTAATTCCAACTGACTGCACCTCATACACGGTTTCACAACTATTCCTCTCAACAGGTGGTGAATGTACGTTTATTGCTAATTTGATTCATATAGAAACTCTACAGTTGGACTTACCACGCAGATTTTCTGCAGCCCTCTGAGAAATATTGCTTATTTTCTCCCTCAAACTTGATGTCTGTGCAAAGGGGAAGAGAATGTAATTGCTAGATtgtttcttatgttttttttgttttgttttgttgttattgttaggAACAAATGAGTGTTGGCTAAAGaattacacacatttcacacacagcgCAAAGCCACTTGGCCCGGTGTCATGGAAACAGTGGTCATGTTGTACTGGGTGGTACCACGTAgcacagagagaaaccagttctcCCTCTCAGCCATTAGACTGTAAGGGGGTATAATTAGGCTGAGAACCCCAGGGGGGAGTGCCAGGAGTTCTGTAATTCCCACAGGGATTGGGAATGTTGTTTAGCTTCCCGGTTTGAAAGACTCCTTTCTCTCCACCTCCTACGGGACAGTATGCCCCTCATACAGGACCGTCCCGGGGGTACCTCAAAATGCTGTCTGATAAGTTCCATGATCTCCCTCCTCTTTTGGAAGTTCTCCATCCCTGGAAGCAGTTCAGTCAGCTCCGGCAGTGTTAAGGTGAAAATCTGAGCATCACTGACACCTGCAGCTGAGAACAAATATTATGCATCGTTTTAGAATACAATTGAATATAAGTAGATATGAAGGCTGCTATACTTTCAAAATACAATATGATTAATTCCAGCTGACTGCACCTCGTACACGGTTTCACAACTATTCCTCTCAACAGGTGGTGAATGTTCGTTTATTGCTAATTTGATTCATATAGAAACTCTACTGTTGGACTTACCACGCAGATTTTCTGCAGCCCTCTGAGAAATATTGCTTATTTTCTCCCTCAAACTTGATGTCTGTGCAAAGGGGAAGAGAATGTAATTGCTAGAttatttcttatgttttttttgttcatttttattgttgttattgtttggAACGAATTAGTGTTGGCTACAGCAttaaacacagctcacacacagcgcAAACACACTTGGCCCGGTGTCATGGAAATGGTGGTCACGTTGTACTAGGTGGCACCACAGACCCGTATTTACACATCTAGCCTGGAAACACACCCTTAGCCCATTGAAGTGGGGAAGCACCAGGAAGTAAACAAGTATTGCGTATGTCTCTGCTTTGTGTGCACAACACTGGAGTTTCCCATACTCAATATGGGACTTCTGAAAGCAAAATTAAACCTCAGTTTTTAAAACAAGTGCATTTACCATTGttatgtttgcttttatgagcGTATTGCGCaaatatgttacatttttgGACACTTTTAAGgtaaatacatttcttatttctttcCCCCCAATATAATGGACCTTGAGTGTCAAGGGATACACTATAAAAAGTGTGATTTCTGTTAATTATCTAATAATCcgacatgtgagtgtgtgcatgtgtgcatgtgtgcatgtgtgtgtttttgcgctATGCCAAATCTACTGCATTACTTGTGATGAAGTTACTGTAGCTCTCCTGTAGGATGCTCGTCAGCAGTAGGGATTACGTAAGAAACTCAAAGCATTGGCATagcacagagagaaagcagttctctctctcagccattAGACTATAGGGGGTTTAATTAGGCTGAGAACCCGAGGAGGAGTGCCAGGAGTTCTGTAATTCCCACAGGGATTGGGAATGTTGTTTAGCTTCCCGGTTTGAAAGACTCCTTTCTCTCCACCTCCTACGGGACAGTATGCCCCTTCTACAGGACCGTCCCAGGGGTACCTCAAAATGCTGTCTGATAAGATCCATGATCTCCCTCCTCTTTTGGAAGTTCTCCTTCCCTGGAAGCAGTTCAGTCAGCTCCGGCAGTGTTAAGGTGAAAATCTGAGCATCGCTGACACCCGCAGCTGAGAACAAACATTGTGCATCGTTTTAGAATACAATTGAATATAAGTAGATATGAAGGCTGCTATACTTTCAAAATACAATATGATTAATTCCAACTGACTGCACCTTGTACACGGTTTCACAACTATTCCTCTCAACAGGTGGTGAATGTACATTTATTGCTAATTTGATTCATATAGAAACTCTACTGTTGGACTTACCACACAGATTTTCTGCAGCCCTCTGAGAAATATTGCTTATTTTCTCCCTCAAACTTGATGTCTGTGCAAAGGGGAAGAGAATGTAATTGCTAGATTATTTcttatgctttttttgttttgttttgttgttattgttaggAACGAATGAGTGTTGGCTACAGAATTAGACACATTTCACACAGCGCAAAGGCACCTGGCCCGGTGTCATAGAAATGGTGGTCATGTTGTACTAGGTGGTACCACCTCTGTGCAAAAGGAAGAGAATgaaattgcaaaaataatttattatgtttttttttggaacaaagAACTGTAAGTTATTGCATTAAATACAGTTCACACACATAGTGAACACACTTGGCATGGAGTTATGAAGACAATATCCATGTACAATATGCTAGATGGTACCATaaacacatatactgtatatatctaaactgcgtgtgtgtgtgtgttgctttgtCTTAATCTGTAGCCAACAtgataatgaaattaaatgttgttattattaaactaattaaaacaacataaataatttagtGAATAAgcaaatgcatatttcaaatgtttctcTTCGGCTGTAcaactgtgtgaaaaaaaaacaaagaacacgTTTTTTCTTACAGAtacgcatttattattattttcatcgTCAATAATTTACTTAACATccaatttcacacattttttattaatgatgcAGTACATAGTCATATTTACAGCTATAGTTTCTGTACAGTAGTTTATCAATGGGCCCAGTGCCAGATTTTGTTTCATAATCGTGTTTGGGTTGAATGGCCAAAATCAAGCTTCAGCTTAGGAAGAATTACTCCATTAAATGAAGATCTAAATTAGGTGAGGGATAAACTTTGCAtgtccccatctctctctgtttttcacaCACTGATCTCCACTTTGATCTGTGCTAGGGAATGTATTGTAGGAAACCTCAAAAACCAAAACCATCATCTTACAAGTAAAGTAAAATCACAGATTTATATTACTACTGTAAGACAAACTGAGGGGATTCAACTTTTAACTCTGATAGCCAGTAGTGAAGCTGTGGTGTGGCCCGTTATACTGTAATCATAATAGTTTAGTATTCTGGTGTGTCTTTAGTGAAGtaataaaaccaaataaaaggCATCAGTGGACACCAGAACAGCCTACATATGCAGGCTTCAGAGTATTTGAGTTGTCCAAGTTCCCTGACATGTTTatgaaaggggagagagagcataacAGGCAAGAGCTGGCGACCAGGCGAAGAAGCTCTGGCTGCTTTGGGGACAATTGAAAACTTCATAGGCCATGAAGAACCATCCCAATTTCAAAACACACTGTCCTCCTCTCGAGTGGGGTaacataataatacatatttcccATTAATATGTGTAACTAATTATGCGTAGTTGTCAGATattctgtgttgtttttccaTGGGAAATGCCACGAAGAAATCCATCTACCAACCCTTTGATGAAATCTGAGTTCATTCTCATTTCCTGGTGCCACTTGTTTTTCACCCTGCAGTGCAAAAGAAAGTACGCATCACATCCTCTCTCCCAACCTAATTCAAACTGCTTTTCCAGTCACCCGCCCAGTGCCACATCCATTGGTTCAGCCACGCTCTGCGTCCTATAGCATTCGGCCTAGCCTAATCACCACATTCTCCCAGCATCCATCTTAGTCATAGGAAGCCTCTGGAACTCTGGGatgttttggggaaaatggaaaatttcaTAGGCCATGAAGAACCATCCCAATTTCAAAACACACTGTCCTCCTCTCGAGTGGGGTAACATAATAATACGTATTTCCCATTAATATGTGTAACTAATTATGCGTAGTTGTCAGAtattctgtgttgtgtttttccaTGGGTAACGCCACAAAGAAAACCATCTACCAACCCTTTGATGAAATCTGAGTTCATTCTCATTTCCTGGTGCCACTTGTTTTTCACCCTGCAGTGCAAAAGAAAGTACGCATCACATCCTCTCTCCCAACCTATTCCAAACTGCTTTTCTAGTCACCCGCCCAGTGCCACATCCATTGGTTCAGCCACGCTCTGCATCCTATAGCATTCAGCCTAGTCTAATTACCACATTCTCCCAGCATCCATCTTAGTCATAGGAAGCCTCTGGAACTCTGGGACGTTTTGGAACTCCAGAACTGCTGTTCAGCCCTTTAGAAGGCCTGCGTAACTTGGCTTGTGGTTTTTGTCCTTTCCCTGCTGTCCGTAGTCTCGCTAGTTAATTTTCTGTAAGTTGGAATTTGTACGACCTCTCTGGTTAACtgaaatgtactgcatgttgtgtgtataaaaaaatgaaaacagctaCAGTTCGCACACAACTTCAAGTCACTGGACTCATGTTTTGTGGGTATTTGTATTACAACTAGAAGCTCATTGTTTTTCCTCTCCAAATTCACTTTGACAATTTTTTAACCCCTAGTATTGGAACGCACTACCATCAGACCACAGCAGCTAGTATTTTAGCAGTTGCTAGTCATGTTTCACCTACCACTATCAAGAACTGATTGAATTGCACGCAGGTGTTCTGAATGAATATTCAGAATATTGAATATCAAGGGATCTCACTGTTTACCAACCAATTCAAGGACCTACACAGAGTGAAGTCCGTACAACTGGAAGGCCTGACGAAAAAATACGCTGCCCAAAAACCGCATGTGAACACCCGGCATGTGAAGAGTGCACATGTGAACTATAGAAATAATCACATGTATGAAACGGGAGCATGACAAGGTAACCCGTGCAATTTCTCTGTcacgtgttttgttttcacatgtgaaaattgtcGTTCACGTGTGAAAAAAGGCAGTCACATGTGAAATGTCTAGTCCACGtgactattttaattttttaaatacacgtgaaattgtgattttcatGTGGAAAAAGGCAAATTTCCCATGTGATTTTTTCATCAGAGAGCTGCAAAGGATGCCCTCAACCAGGATCCACATACACTGCAACAAAGCCCTCTGGGATTGCAAGCCATCACACCCAGAAATAGTCTCTACTCACAGAGACCTACTGGGCAATTGGCCAGAGTCAAGATTTAATCCCAGGCCATTGGGCCCATCCAGACACTGATGCCCTTTAAATCTGCTAAATTAGTACATTTAAAGATACATTTCCTTACAGTaaaccacagacacagatagaGTTCATGAAAACACACTGCTGCAGGCTCTTACCTGTTCAGTCAATACTGGGGCAGGAAGACGTTCCTGTGAATCACAAGATTTACAACTGTGATGTACATGAAAGCGTTGAGGGTGGTTGCGTTTCACTCTCACTGACCTTCATCATGGCGTGACTACATAAAACAATACATAAGAACATGCAAAGACACAGCAGTAGATAACTGTGCAATACCTTTGAATATTTCCTTATGTGCGTAATTGTTTTCCCCACAGCTTCCTCATTGGCTGGGCACCTAAACAACCCTTTGGATTCGTAGAACAGACAGTCCACGCTCAGCACGTCACTCTGTTTCACGTAATTGCTGCTGTCATATACGCTGCGATTTGGGTCGTAGGTGTGGTGCATCACCACCAGAACGGCAGGCTTATTGGCTGTAAAGGGACAGGAGAAAATCATGAATAATGGACCATGTAGAGGAAATTAAATAAGCAATGTaagtaataacacacacacacacacacacacactgtacagtacatatacatgtaggctatataaaCATTATGACTAACTGTTGGCATTTGTTGGCACGACATCCTCTGTTAATTCAGTCGAGGTTTTCCCTGAAATGTGTGCTACCAGAGCCAGCTGCCAATTCTCTGCGTTCTGCACGGTATCAGCACAGTGCACTGTCTAATTAACAAGAGCTGGTGCTCAGTGAGACATGGACAAGCCCCACTGATAGTGATAGACACCTCTTTTCCTAATAACAGCACATATTTTAAAGATAATAAACCGTTTTTACGGCATAAACTATGGTTTATTAGTCATCATGAGAATGGTTTACCTTTACCGTAAAATGCCAGTAAAAGTGGAGATTTTTAATTCttaaatgcacatatttaaGAATGTAACAGGAGAATTTGCGAGTTGTCCTCGACAACCAATTGGACGGTAGCTGTAAAACTTTGTATTATGGTAAAGTACCCGGAATGTCCTTTAGTGCTGCATC harbors:
- the si:ch211-245h14.1 gene encoding uncharacterized protein si:ch211-245h14.1 isoform X1, coding for MFKQPKIKIFTTVTGDTSNAHRTFVDNVAAKVPLTEVQRWEECDVIMKFCPVSSRPGPDIDAALKDIPANKPAVLVVMHHTYDPNRSVYDSSNYVKQSDVLSVDCLFYESKGLFRCPANEEAVGKTITHIRKYSKERLPAPVLTEQGEKQVAPGNENELRFHQRGEKQVAPGNENELRFHQRTSSLREKISNISQRAAENLCAAGVSDAQIFTLTLPELTELLPGKENFQKRREIMDLIRQHFETSSLREKISNISQRAAENLRAAGVSDAQIFTLTLPELTELLPGMENFQKRREIMELIRQHFETSSLREKISNISQRAAENLRGVSDAQISTLTLPKLTELLPGMENFQKRREIMDLIRQHFELQVSEVLREHRHLLKEQERQLQAALETTRLRIGLLDKLAKREELPGKQPREGTKSPESVASNGEPSRSSPLNQNPRAPLADRPAVLPDENTTSSSRNYNSSPPPVSSTAVQTDKNPTSSSRNYNSSPPPVSSTAVQTDKNPTSSSRNYNSSPPPVSSTAVQTDKNPTSSSAVKVHISGDGAMCPPPQPWRENYRLQPGAVQRDSEPLSGHHSDGKRNTGFTLPSLFKR
- the si:ch211-245h14.1 gene encoding uncharacterized protein si:ch211-245h14.1 isoform X2, producing MFKQPKIKIFTTVTGDTSNAHRTFVDNVAAKVPLTEVQRWEECDVIMKFCPVSSRPGPDIDAALKDIPANKPAVLVVMHHTYDPNRSVYDSSNYVKQSDVLSVDCLFYESKGLFRCPANEEAVGKTITHIRKYSKERLPAPVLTEQGEKQVAPGNENELRFHQRGEKQVAPGNENELRFHQRTSSLREKISNISQRAAENLCAAGVSDAQIFTLTLPELTELLPGKENFQKRREIMDLIRQHFETSSLREKISNISQRAAENLRGVSDAQIFTLTLPELTELLPGMENFQKRREIMELIRQHFETSSLREKISNISQRAAENLRGVSDAQISTLTLPKLTELLPGMENFQKRREIMDLIRQHFELQVSEVLREHRHLLKEQERQLQAALETTRLRIGLLDKLAKREELPGKQPREGTKSPESVASNGEPSRSSPLNQNPRAPLADRPAVLPDENTTSSSRNYNSSPPPVSSTAVQTDKNPTSSSRNYNSSPPPVSSTAVQTDKNPTSSSRNYNSSPPPVSSTAVQTDKNPTSSSAVKVHISGDGAMCPPPQPWRENYRLQPGAVQRDSEPLSGHHSDGKRNTGFTLPSLFKR
- the si:ch211-245h14.1 gene encoding uncharacterized protein si:ch211-245h14.1 isoform X3, whose amino-acid sequence is MFKQPKIKIFTTVTGDTSNAHRTFVDNVAAKVPLTEVQRWEECDVIMKFCPVSSRPGPDIDAALKDIPANKPAVLVVMHHTYDPNRSVYDSSNYVKQSDVLSVDCLFYESKGLFRCPANEEAVGKTITHIRKYSKERLPAPVLTEQGEKQVAPGNENELRFHQRGEKQVAPGNENELRFHQRTSSLREKISNISQRAAENLCAAGVSDAQIFTLTLPELTELLPGMENFQKRREIMELIRQHFETSSLREKISNISQRAAENLRGVSDAQISTLTLPKLTELLPGMENFQKRREIMDLIRQHFELQVSEVLREHRHLLKEQERQLQAALETTRLRIGLLDKLAKREELPGKQPREGTKSPESVASNGEPSRSSPLNQNPRAPLADRPAVLPDENTTSSSRNYNSSPPPVSSTAVQTDKNPTSSSRNYNSSPPPVSSTAVQTDKNPTSSSRNYNSSPPPVSSTAVQTDKNPTSSSAVKVHISGDGAMCPPPQPWRENYRLQPGAVQRDSEPLSGHHSDGKRNTGFTLPSLFKR
- the si:ch211-245h14.1 gene encoding uncharacterized protein si:ch211-245h14.1 isoform X4, coding for MFKQPKIKIFTTVTGDTSNAHRTFVDNVAAKVPLTEVQRWEECDVIMKFCPVSSRPGPDIDAALKDIPANKPAVLVVMHHTYDPNRSVYDSSNYVKQSDVLSVDCLFYESKGLFRCPANEEAVGKTITHIRKYSKERLPAPVLTEQGEKQVAPGNENELRFHQRGEKQVAPGNENELRFHQRTSSLREKISNISQRAAENLCGVSDAQIFTLTLPELTELLPGMENFQKRREIMELIRQHFETSSLREKISNISQRAAENLRGVSDAQISTLTLPKLTELLPGMENFQKRREIMDLIRQHFELQVSEVLREHRHLLKEQERQLQAALETTRLRIGLLDKLAKREELPGKQPREGTKSPESVASNGEPSRSSPLNQNPRAPLADRPAVLPDENTTSSSRNYNSSPPPVSSTAVQTDKNPTSSSRNYNSSPPPVSSTAVQTDKNPTSSSRNYNSSPPPVSSTAVQTDKNPTSSSAVKVHISGDGAMCPPPQPWRENYRLQPGAVQRDSEPLSGHHSDGKRNTGFTLPSLFKR